One window of the Salvia miltiorrhiza cultivar Shanhuang (shh) chromosome 6, IMPLAD_Smil_shh, whole genome shotgun sequence genome contains the following:
- the LOC130987953 gene encoding probable arabinosyltransferase ARAD1 — MGNRYRNEGGKIRDLLFQLLENEDEVIIKHGAQSRESRRAATQGMHTTKFCLHPAGDTPSACRLFDAIVSLCVPVIVSDYISGDSTSKGGDEAER, encoded by the exons ATGGGGAATCGCTATCGAAATGAG GGTGGTAAGATTCGAGATTTGCTTTTCCAACTGCTTGAGAATGAAGACGAAGTTATAATCAAACATGGAGCACAGTCTAGGGAGAGTCGGCGTGCAGCAACACAAGGAATGCATACAACAAAGTTTTGTTTGCATCCAGCTGGTGATACTCCATCAGCTTGCCGACTATTTGATGCCATTGTGAGTTTATGTGTTCCTGTTATTGTCAGCGACTACATTAGTGGAGATAGCACGTCAAAAGGAGGAGATGAGGCAGAAAGATGA